From a single Verrucomicrobiota bacterium JB022 genomic region:
- a CDS encoding flagellar biosynthetic protein FliR: protein MLPFDPNFVYLALLIFLRVSMVLVLCPPLGGAMIPVRVRVVLAFLITHLVVGTSPAAVLPVSYLGVIVAALQELIVGLLMGMAVRLFFGIAEVAGQFISREIGLSMSLTINPVEGTQDSSMSLLLYYLAGLIFFVGGFHHDVLESFVASLHFARPGSALAQGYAVSPLIDLSAQIIYVGLQMAAPFLAVMFLVNLAFAVLGKVAPNVNVFVVSFAVRTGLGLWLLMASAGLLVSLLYQHGQMAGGNMLDWLAP, encoded by the coding sequence GTGTTGCCCTTCGACCCCAATTTCGTCTACCTCGCGCTGCTGATCTTCCTCCGGGTCAGCATGGTGCTGGTGCTATGCCCGCCCTTGGGCGGGGCGATGATCCCAGTGCGGGTGCGGGTGGTGTTGGCGTTTTTGATTACGCATCTGGTGGTGGGCACGTCCCCGGCCGCCGTGTTGCCGGTGTCTTACCTCGGCGTGATCGTCGCGGCTCTGCAAGAGCTGATCGTGGGCCTGCTGATGGGCATGGCGGTGCGGCTCTTCTTCGGCATTGCGGAGGTCGCCGGTCAGTTCATCTCGCGGGAAATCGGCCTGAGTATGAGTCTGACAATTAATCCTGTCGAAGGCACGCAAGACAGCTCGATGAGCCTCTTGTTGTATTACCTCGCGGGCCTGATCTTTTTTGTCGGCGGTTTCCACCACGACGTGCTGGAGTCGTTTGTGGCCAGCCTCCACTTTGCCCGGCCCGGCAGCGCGCTGGCTCAGGGCTATGCCGTAAGCCCCCTGATCGACCTCAGCGCGCAGATCATTTACGTGGGCCTGCAGATGGCCGCTCCGTTCCTCGCGGTGATGTTCCTGGTCAACCTCGCTTTCGCCGTGCTCGGCAAGGTGGCGCCCAATGTGAACGTTTTTGTGGTCAGCTTTGCGGTCCGCACCGGTCTTGGGTTATGGTTGCTCATGGCCTCGGCTGGCCTGCTCGTTTCGCTGCTCTACCAACACGGCCAGATGGCGGGCGGCAACATGCTCGACTGGCTCGCCCCCTGA
- the flhA gene encoding flagellar biosynthesis protein FlhA: protein MLAPGGGRMGKLAKNADLAFTFGLLGVVSLLIMPVPPAVMDLFLALSIGISLLTLMMVVYVKDPPEFNVFPTLLLAVTLFRLGLNIATTRLILIEGYAGQVIESFGSFVVQGNFVVGAVIFLILVIINFVVITKGAGRIAEVTARFTLDAMPGKQMAIDAELNSGLIDEPTARKRRQAIMKESDFYGAMDGASKFVRGDAVAGILITMVNVVGGIAIGVMQKGLSLTDALQKYTLLSIGDGLVSQIPALITSVAAGILVTRSSDNDNLGTHMGRQLTTYPRALGISGIMLLIFAVLPGLPFLPFAILGGGLVFFSRFLSKQGADFWGQKEDDSPTAVGAPGKPGQPALPGATEGEIGEAKTEEKSFSELISTDPVSVELGYNLLAMAQKSKGGNLLERVTGIRKGIASELGVILPTVAVRDNLELEANAYRLLIRGRVVGQGTLMPNRWMAMNVGGEPVELRGVPTIEPAFGLEAVWVTEDERRNAEVQGYTVVDSESVLITHLSEILKGHAHLLIEREDVQRLVEEVRGRNPTLVNELLPDLVSIGLIQRVLQNLLSEKIPIRNLPVILETIADFAPATKNPDDLSEQVRRRLGRYFIAQYELEGHRMFAITLDPMLEQQLLPRVKRTQFEVGLAMDPNLTDHILKTLGPKVDQMVEQGMVPVLLTTAELRLAFRRFFEPSFPQLHVLAYQELPNETQVEAVGYIPAPLSAQPHNA, encoded by the coding sequence ATGCTAGCACCCGGCGGAGGCCGCATGGGCAAGCTCGCTAAAAACGCCGACCTGGCCTTTACCTTCGGCCTGCTCGGCGTCGTGTCGCTGCTCATCATGCCGGTGCCTCCGGCCGTGATGGACCTTTTCCTCGCGCTCAGCATCGGCATCTCGCTGCTGACGCTGATGATGGTCGTCTACGTCAAGGACCCGCCTGAGTTTAACGTCTTCCCGACGCTGCTCCTGGCGGTGACGCTCTTCCGCCTCGGCCTCAACATCGCCACCACGCGCCTGATCCTGATCGAAGGCTACGCCGGCCAAGTAATCGAGTCGTTCGGCAGCTTTGTGGTGCAGGGCAACTTCGTCGTCGGCGCGGTCATCTTCCTCATCCTGGTGATCATCAACTTCGTGGTCATCACCAAGGGTGCGGGCCGTATCGCCGAAGTCACCGCACGCTTCACCCTCGATGCGATGCCGGGCAAGCAGATGGCCATCGATGCCGAGCTCAACTCCGGCCTCATCGACGAGCCGACCGCCCGCAAGCGGCGCCAGGCCATCATGAAGGAGAGCGACTTCTACGGCGCGATGGACGGGGCGAGCAAGTTCGTGCGCGGCGACGCCGTGGCGGGCATCCTCATCACCATGGTCAACGTGGTGGGCGGCATCGCGATCGGCGTGATGCAAAAGGGCCTCAGCCTCACCGACGCGCTCCAGAAATACACGCTCCTTTCGATTGGCGACGGTCTCGTCTCGCAAATCCCTGCGCTGATCACCTCCGTCGCCGCCGGTATCCTCGTCACCCGCTCGTCGGACAACGACAACCTGGGCACCCACATGGGACGCCAGTTGACGACTTACCCGCGCGCGCTCGGCATCTCGGGCATCATGCTGCTGATCTTTGCCGTGCTGCCCGGCCTGCCATTCCTGCCCTTTGCGATCCTCGGGGGCGGCCTCGTCTTCTTCTCCCGCTTCCTCTCCAAGCAAGGTGCCGATTTTTGGGGCCAGAAGGAAGATGACAGCCCTACTGCTGTCGGCGCGCCCGGCAAGCCTGGCCAACCCGCCTTGCCTGGGGCGACCGAAGGGGAAATCGGCGAGGCCAAGACCGAAGAAAAATCGTTTTCCGAGCTGATTTCGACCGACCCCGTGAGCGTCGAGCTGGGCTACAACCTGCTGGCGATGGCGCAAAAAAGCAAAGGCGGCAACCTGCTGGAGCGCGTCACCGGCATCCGCAAAGGCATTGCCAGCGAGTTGGGCGTAATCCTGCCCACCGTAGCCGTGCGCGACAACCTGGAGCTGGAGGCCAATGCCTACCGCCTGCTCATCCGTGGCCGCGTCGTGGGGCAGGGTACCTTGATGCCCAACCGCTGGATGGCCATGAACGTCGGCGGCGAACCCGTCGAGCTGCGCGGTGTGCCCACCATCGAGCCCGCCTTTGGCCTCGAAGCCGTCTGGGTAACGGAGGACGAACGCCGCAACGCCGAAGTGCAAGGTTACACCGTGGTCGACAGCGAATCGGTGCTCATCACGCACCTGTCGGAAATCCTCAAGGGCCACGCACACCTGCTGATCGAGCGTGAAGACGTACAGCGACTGGTGGAGGAAGTCCGTGGCCGCAACCCGACCCTCGTCAACGAGCTGCTGCCCGATCTCGTGAGCATCGGCCTCATCCAGCGCGTGTTGCAAAACCTGCTCTCGGAGAAGATTCCGATCCGCAACCTCCCGGTCATCCTCGAAACGATTGCCGACTTTGCGCCCGCCACCAAGAACCCGGACGACTTGTCCGAGCAGGTGCGCCGCCGCTTGGGCCGCTACTTCATCGCCCAATACGAGCTGGAGGGGCACCGCATGTTTGCCATCACGCTCGACCCGATGCTGGAGCAGCAACTCCTCCCGCGGGTCAAGCGCACGCAGTTTGAAGTGGGCCTCGCGATGGATCCGAACCTGACCGACCACATCCTCAAGACCCTCGGGCCGAAGGTCGACCAGATGGTGGAGCAGGGCATGGTGCCCGTATTGCTGACGACGGCCGAATTGCGGCTGGCCTTCCGCCGTTTCTTTGAGCCAAGCTTCCCCCAGCTACATGTGCTTGCCTATCAGGAGCTCCCCAACGAGACCCAGGTCGAAGCCGTGGGCTACATCCCCGCACCGCTTTCCGCTCAACCGCATAACGCCTGA
- the fliP gene encoding flagellar type III secretion system pore protein FliP (The bacterial flagellar biogenesis protein FliP forms a type III secretion system (T3SS)-type pore required for flagellar assembly.), whose protein sequence is MKLRWLLLLLWCFLPLLGFAQDNAIGGATGVNLELSLNGQDGVNDVGVGIQIVVLMTLLTLAPTIVLLMTSFVRLVIVLGFVRQAIGTPTAPPNQVIIGLALVLTFFIMSPVWQRINVEAVQPYQDQLITSGEALDIATDEMKGFMLNQTRREDIEFFLGVSQQGPTSVDDLPLTVVAPAFLLSELRTAFQMGVIIFIPFLVIDFVVSSALMALGMMMMPPVMISLPFKILLFVLVDGWTLILQGLVQSYNF, encoded by the coding sequence ATGAAGCTGCGCTGGCTATTGCTCCTGCTCTGGTGCTTCCTCCCGCTGCTCGGCTTTGCGCAAGACAACGCCATCGGCGGCGCCACTGGCGTCAACCTCGAGCTGAGCCTCAACGGGCAGGACGGCGTCAACGACGTCGGCGTCGGCATCCAGATCGTGGTGCTGATGACGCTGCTCACGCTGGCCCCAACCATCGTGCTGCTCATGACGAGCTTCGTGCGCCTGGTCATCGTGCTCGGCTTTGTGCGACAGGCGATCGGCACCCCCACCGCGCCGCCCAATCAGGTCATCATCGGCCTGGCGCTCGTCCTCACGTTTTTTATCATGAGCCCCGTCTGGCAGCGCATCAACGTCGAGGCGGTGCAGCCCTATCAGGACCAGCTCATCACCTCCGGCGAAGCCCTCGACATCGCGACCGACGAGATGAAGGGCTTCATGCTCAACCAGACCCGCCGCGAAGACATCGAGTTCTTCCTCGGCGTCTCGCAGCAAGGGCCCACCAGTGTGGACGACCTGCCGTTGACCGTCGTCGCGCCCGCCTTCCTGCTCAGTGAGCTGCGGACCGCTTTCCAGATGGGCGTGATCATCTTCATCCCCTTCCTTGTGATCGACTTTGTCGTCTCGAGCGCCCTGATGGCCCTCGGCATGATGATGATGCCCCCGGTCATGATCTCACTCCCATTCAAAATCCTGCTCTTCGTCCTCGTCGACGGCTGGACCTTGATCCTTCAGGGCCTCGTGCAGAGCTACAACTTTTAG
- a CDS encoding FliA/WhiG family RNA polymerase sigma factor has protein sequence MSAQNTSTSPSTAAGVYNASGTLVHSTSELAERYLPLVKSIVGKMRMHLPPSLEMADVYSIGVSGLMQALHHYDPKKGTAFGAYASLRIRGAILDELRRLDWLPRKMRSQAKQLNIVKDQLTQELGREPKDEELAEALGLPVADLQLLEEQVQPITLVNLDQLFGEGGQDSQRGSLHEAIEDRTQSNARDRMEDVETVELIREGIKQLPDIQRKILAMYYFEDMRLAEIAAAFELSESRISQIHSKAISKLRSIIQRMDR, from the coding sequence ATGAGCGCCCAGAATACCTCCACCAGTCCCTCGACCGCCGCCGGGGTGTATAACGCCTCCGGGACGCTTGTGCACTCTACGTCGGAGCTGGCTGAAAGGTATTTGCCGCTGGTAAAGTCGATCGTGGGCAAGATGAGGATGCACCTGCCGCCCTCGCTGGAAATGGCCGACGTCTATAGCATCGGCGTTTCCGGTCTGATGCAGGCGCTGCACCACTACGACCCCAAAAAAGGAACGGCCTTCGGTGCCTATGCCTCGTTGCGCATCCGCGGGGCCATTCTGGACGAGCTGCGCCGCCTCGACTGGTTGCCGCGCAAGATGCGCAGCCAGGCCAAGCAGCTCAACATCGTCAAAGACCAGCTAACGCAAGAGCTGGGGCGCGAACCGAAGGACGAAGAACTGGCGGAAGCCCTCGGCCTGCCGGTGGCCGACCTCCAGTTGCTGGAAGAGCAAGTCCAGCCGATCACGCTCGTTAATCTGGACCAGCTTTTTGGCGAAGGGGGGCAAGACAGCCAACGCGGCTCTCTCCATGAGGCGATCGAAGACCGCACGCAGTCCAACGCGCGCGACCGCATGGAAGATGTGGAGACGGTGGAGCTGATCCGCGAAGGCATCAAGCAACTGCCCGACATCCAGCGCAAGATCCTCGCGATGTATTACTTCGAAGACATGCGCCTGGCCGAAATCGCCGCCGCCTTCGAGCTCTCCGAGTCTCGCATCAGCCAGATCCACTCCAAGGCCATTTCCAAACTGCGCTCGATCATCCAGCGCATGGACCGCTAG
- a CDS encoding FliM/FliN family flagellar motor switch protein: protein MAEEPKNPNEEDLNFDEEMISEEGEAASMDEELISEDEISKILNQGSSREPEASEDDDILSEEDLQGILSGSSRSSGGGDDDDDLIHEEAFSQADVDSILNQTDIDAIMAEAGTSPQTLIFRHDGRRVNRGEKITIEEFDFSNPVFMTEGEMRQVRIRHEQFVHHLSARLSMFLRMDVGLKMAKLFTTQYQNHTNSISSPTHISLFKLEQFNGVGIVDINPRLAMTMVDRLLGGPGHSVRGERYLTDLEVVLIEDVVEVILKEWCAQWEDIYELNSSIIGNENNGRFLQTSPRDTILLVVVIEAVMGDCTETLEIALPYYTMQPVLKKLQDETKKFSTLNTTEKTQHWWKTYDHIKVPISAEWSGFECSVRDLLMLRPGDVVMMPEGILDKTLLRMNNTVPYRGKVGVQDGQVAVQVTEQLLDL from the coding sequence ATGGCGGAAGAACCTAAAAACCCGAACGAAGAGGACCTGAACTTCGACGAAGAGATGATCAGCGAAGAGGGCGAAGCCGCGTCCATGGATGAAGAGCTGATCAGCGAAGACGAAATTTCCAAGATCCTCAACCAAGGCAGCAGCCGCGAGCCCGAGGCCTCCGAAGACGACGATATCCTCAGCGAGGAAGACCTTCAGGGCATTCTCAGCGGCAGCAGCCGCAGCAGTGGCGGTGGCGACGATGACGACGACCTGATCCACGAGGAGGCGTTTAGCCAGGCCGACGTCGACAGCATCCTCAACCAGACGGACATCGACGCGATCATGGCGGAGGCCGGGACCTCCCCCCAGACGCTGATCTTTCGCCACGACGGTCGCCGGGTGAACCGCGGCGAGAAGATCACGATCGAAGAGTTCGATTTTTCCAACCCGGTCTTCATGACCGAAGGCGAGATGCGCCAAGTGCGGATCCGCCACGAGCAGTTCGTCCACCACCTCTCGGCCCGCCTCTCGATGTTCCTGCGGATGGATGTGGGGCTCAAGATGGCCAAGCTGTTCACCACGCAGTATCAAAACCACACCAACTCCATTTCCAGCCCCACCCACATCTCGCTTTTCAAGCTCGAGCAGTTCAATGGGGTGGGGATCGTCGACATCAACCCGCGCCTCGCCATGACGATGGTCGACCGCCTGCTCGGCGGCCCCGGCCACTCCGTGCGCGGCGAGCGTTACCTGACCGACCTCGAAGTTGTGCTGATAGAAGACGTGGTCGAAGTAATCCTGAAGGAATGGTGCGCGCAGTGGGAAGACATTTACGAGCTCAACTCCAGCATCATCGGCAACGAAAACAACGGCCGCTTTTTGCAGACCTCCCCGCGCGATACGATCCTGCTCGTAGTCGTGATCGAAGCCGTAATGGGCGATTGCACCGAGACGCTGGAGATCGCGCTCCCGTATTACACCATGCAGCCCGTCCTCAAGAAACTGCAGGACGAGACGAAAAAGTTCAGCACGCTCAATACCACCGAGAAGACCCAGCACTGGTGGAAAACCTACGACCACATCAAGGTGCCGATCAGTGCCGAGTGGAGCGGTTTTGAGTGCTCCGTGCGCGATCTGCTCATGCTCCGGCCAGGCGATGTCGTCATGATGCCCGAAGGTATTCTCGACAAAACGCTGCTACGCATGAATAACACCGTGCCGTATCGTGGAAAAGTCGGCGTGCAGGACGGCCAGGTGGCCGTTCAAGTAACCGAGCAACTCCTCGACCTCTAA
- a CDS encoding flagellar hook capping FlgD N-terminal domain-containing protein: MDISTALATKDTAAIRDAINSQLSAKEGDSMGQEDFFSLLLTQLTNQNPLDPMDNTEFIAQMAQFSSLEQMGDMNSQMSSLSQSQSSLIAQSYIGKDVTVQVDSSTTLQGKIDSVSLNKGEVKVQIEGKSYTLDQIVQIHNPATSTEA; encoded by the coding sequence ATGGACATTTCCACCGCCCTAGCCACCAAAGACACTGCGGCCATCCGCGACGCCATCAACTCGCAGTTGAGCGCCAAGGAAGGCGACAGCATGGGCCAGGAGGACTTCTTTTCCCTCCTCCTCACGCAGCTGACCAACCAGAACCCGCTCGACCCGATGGACAATACCGAGTTCATCGCCCAAATGGCCCAGTTCAGCTCCCTCGAACAGATGGGCGACATGAACAGCCAGATGAGCTCGCTCTCGCAAAGCCAGAGCAGCCTCATCGCCCAGAGCTACATTGGCAAAGACGTGACGGTGCAGGTCGACTCCAGCACCACCCTGCAAGGCAAGATCGACTCCGTGAGCCTTAACAAGGGCGAAGTGAAGGTCCAGATCGAAGGCAAGAGCTACACCCTCGACCAGATCGTCCAGATCCATAACCCCGCCACCTCCACCGAAGCGTAA
- a CDS encoding flagellar basal body-associated FliL family protein: protein MAKEPKDKDSIEELPTPKKAGGGGGGNPFIPIVAVVILLPLLSFVMTEFVLIPRLKAELGGGGDAHGAEAAHAAPAKSSGGGHGGGGGGHGGSSSSASGNMVKFDLMKTNLARPSSTLIIVQFAVEGNDPSFAGMVEAKKPALIDATLKILSLLTLVDTQTPGIQNIVKTDLITSFNQILGGPYVENLYFTDFVTQ, encoded by the coding sequence ATGGCCAAGGAACCTAAAGACAAGGACTCGATCGAAGAATTGCCCACGCCGAAGAAAGCGGGCGGGGGTGGGGGCGGCAACCCGTTCATCCCCATCGTAGCGGTCGTCATTCTGCTGCCGCTGCTTTCTTTTGTGATGACGGAGTTCGTCCTGATCCCGCGCCTCAAGGCCGAGTTGGGCGGAGGCGGCGACGCGCATGGCGCGGAAGCCGCTCACGCCGCGCCGGCCAAAAGCAGTGGCGGCGGCCACGGAGGCGGTGGGGGTGGCCATGGCGGCTCTTCGTCCAGCGCCTCGGGCAACATGGTGAAGTTCGACTTGATGAAGACGAACCTCGCCCGCCCCTCGAGCACGCTGATTATCGTCCAGTTTGCCGTTGAGGGTAACGACCCCAGCTTTGCGGGCATGGTCGAGGCCAAGAAGCCCGCGCTGATCGACGCCACGCTCAAGATCCTGAGCCTGCTCACCCTCGTCGACACGCAGACCCCCGGCATCCAGAACATCGTCAAGACCGACCTGATCACCTCCTTCAACCAGATCCTGGGCGGGCCTTACGTGGAAAACCTTTACTTTACGGACTTCGTTACCCAGTAA
- the fliN gene encoding flagellar motor switch protein FliN, producing MDIRDAKNFSRVMDIKVEVTIQLGSCELPMREIVELTPGAVLQLKQNAKEPVSLLVNGKLIAYGEVVVVENNFGVKITELVGDIHA from the coding sequence ATGGATATACGCGACGCAAAGAATTTCAGCCGGGTGATGGACATCAAGGTGGAAGTCACCATCCAGCTTGGCTCCTGCGAACTCCCCATGCGCGAGATCGTGGAGCTGACCCCCGGCGCCGTCCTGCAGCTCAAGCAGAATGCCAAGGAACCCGTCTCCCTCCTCGTCAACGGCAAGCTGATTGCCTACGGCGAAGTGGTGGTGGTCGAAAACAATTTTGGCGTCAAGATCACCGAACTGGTGGGAGACATCCATGCCTAG
- a CDS encoding flagellar biosynthetic protein FliO: MPRLWQCLCLALALLVPGTFALQAQTTAPSEPPPAEQELYYPSTTRSSPRQNDAVDLSLWVQVIAILVLAGAGLWILAAKKGFTVGGRTFGPGDTGNLQILETRAIGQRQYLVIVAAEGQRLLLATGPQGTTFIKRLDEPEFPAVFEEPAAEEEPS; this comes from the coding sequence ATGCCTAGGCTCTGGCAGTGCCTCTGCCTCGCTCTCGCCTTGCTGGTGCCCGGAACTTTTGCCCTCCAAGCCCAAACCACCGCCCCGAGCGAGCCGCCTCCCGCCGAGCAGGAGCTGTATTACCCATCGACGACCCGCTCCAGCCCACGGCAAAACGACGCGGTCGACCTGAGCCTCTGGGTGCAGGTGATCGCGATCCTCGTTTTGGCGGGCGCTGGCCTCTGGATCCTCGCGGCCAAAAAAGGCTTCACTGTCGGGGGGCGCACCTTCGGCCCCGGCGACACCGGCAACCTGCAGATCCTCGAAACCCGTGCGATCGGGCAGCGCCAATACCTCGTGATCGTCGCTGCCGAAGGCCAGCGGCTGCTATTGGCGACGGGCCCCCAGGGCACCACCTTTATCAAGCGCCTCGACGAGCCGGAATTCCCTGCCGTTTTTGAAGAGCCCGCCGCCGAGGAGGAGCCGTCATGA
- a CDS encoding EscU/YscU/HrcU family type III secretion system export apparatus switch protein produces MADGDKTEDPTPKRLREAWEQGNFAKAPEIGAAFALAVAFAVFAFQAPAKAEQLQLFTRTLFYRLSEFEITIEAAGYWGQRLMQEGIGFIAPLLGAAAGAAVIAGGLQTGFRLSPKALEMKLDKLSPAKGAKNLFSPKKFVQLGVDLAKFAVIGTVIYALVRQIMKDPVFHMPVPITHLAHFMYETMLQMLVYLVIAMTAIAAVHFLYQKQSKFNELKMTRQEVMDEFKNQEGNPEVKRARRQMAQRLLQGKMLAAVPQADVVVTNPTHYAVALRYERGKDAAPVVLAKGENRFAQRIKKAAAEAGVPMVENRPVARTLYKLGKVDSPIPRELFQAVAEILGYVYRTHRQYFYQKRLRQQQADREVNRG; encoded by the coding sequence ATGGCAGACGGCGACAAAACCGAAGATCCTACACCCAAGCGGCTGCGCGAAGCTTGGGAGCAGGGCAACTTTGCCAAGGCTCCCGAGATCGGCGCAGCCTTTGCCTTGGCGGTGGCGTTTGCGGTCTTTGCGTTTCAGGCTCCGGCCAAGGCCGAGCAGCTGCAGCTCTTTACGCGCACCCTCTTTTACCGCCTCAGCGAATTCGAGATCACGATCGAAGCGGCGGGCTACTGGGGGCAGCGCCTGATGCAGGAGGGGATCGGCTTCATCGCCCCGTTGCTCGGCGCGGCAGCCGGTGCCGCCGTCATCGCGGGTGGCCTGCAGACGGGCTTCCGCCTCAGCCCCAAGGCGCTGGAGATGAAGCTCGATAAGCTCAGCCCCGCCAAAGGCGCCAAAAACCTCTTTTCGCCCAAGAAGTTCGTGCAGCTGGGCGTCGACCTCGCCAAATTTGCCGTCATCGGCACCGTGATCTACGCCCTCGTGCGCCAGATCATGAAAGACCCCGTCTTTCATATGCCGGTGCCGATCACGCACCTCGCGCACTTCATGTACGAGACGATGCTGCAAATGCTCGTCTACCTCGTCATTGCCATGACGGCCATCGCCGCCGTCCACTTCCTCTACCAGAAGCAGAGCAAGTTCAACGAGCTGAAGATGACGCGCCAGGAGGTGATGGACGAGTTCAAGAACCAGGAGGGTAACCCCGAGGTGAAGCGGGCTCGCCGTCAGATGGCGCAGCGCCTCCTGCAAGGCAAGATGCTCGCCGCCGTGCCGCAGGCCGACGTCGTGGTGACCAACCCGACGCACTATGCCGTGGCCCTGCGTTACGAGCGCGGTAAGGACGCGGCACCCGTCGTGTTGGCCAAAGGCGAAAACCGCTTTGCGCAGCGCATCAAGAAGGCGGCGGCGGAGGCCGGGGTGCCGATGGTGGAAAACCGGCCCGTGGCCCGCACGCTCTACAAGCTGGGCAAAGTCGATTCGCCGATCCCGCGGGAGCTGTTCCAGGCCGTGGCGGAGATCCTCGGCTACGTCTACCGCACCCACCGCCAATACTTTTATCAGAAACGCCTGCGCCAACAACAGGCCGACCGGGAGGTGAACCGTGGCTGA
- a CDS encoding flagellar hook-basal body complex protein: MALLASLNSGVSALNSFSRGLEVIGDNIANVNTVGFKGSRADFADTFSQYMNRTALAGGQVQPAASQIGFGVGVSQVSQDFGQGYIDQTGKSSDVAIAGNGFFKVVDPNSGKEYATRQGDFIVSPNGNLTTSDGFELQGLSGGSISYQVYADSTGRLVYRPLATTQPTAGVQSTLNVSPDDLSLTNGNLFLGNTPSNGLSSIPLSSTGQPFSLTQGEQALGGAAAGSGLPVGSTYTSWQGLENAILGQRVGESQFDAALTAQNAGAGLQVGGQSYQSVEELRAALSAGTVTTTEIDTALAGADTTGLQARYRDVAQLRTAVEEGVLSAADINTALAANPVTLDGTVYNGAATAGYSQFDGLFKINPDTATTYTLSDINSFAPQVVDYEIDVDGKLDLVMSDGQRFERGAVRLLRFTDPQALNQQGNGLYSNFEGAGQQGAFLANTPSQGSNGQLLQGHLERSNVDLTSEFARMITMQRSFQAGSRIITVSDEILNEAVNLKR, from the coding sequence ATGGCCCTGCTCGCATCCCTCAACAGCGGCGTCTCAGCCCTCAACTCTTTCAGCCGGGGCCTCGAAGTCATCGGCGACAACATCGCCAACGTCAACACCGTCGGCTTCAAGGGCAGCCGGGCCGACTTTGCCGATACCTTCAGCCAATATATGAACCGCACCGCCCTTGCGGGCGGGCAGGTCCAGCCCGCCGCCTCTCAGATCGGCTTTGGCGTCGGGGTCTCGCAGGTCAGCCAGGATTTCGGCCAAGGCTATATCGACCAGACGGGCAAAAGCTCCGACGTGGCGATCGCCGGCAACGGCTTCTTCAAGGTCGTCGATCCCAACTCGGGCAAGGAATACGCCACGCGCCAAGGCGACTTTATCGTCAGCCCCAACGGCAACCTCACCACTTCCGACGGCTTCGAGCTGCAGGGGCTCAGCGGCGGCAGCATCAGCTACCAGGTCTATGCCGACAGCACGGGCCGCCTCGTCTACCGCCCTCTGGCCACCACGCAGCCTACCGCAGGCGTGCAGTCGACCCTCAACGTGAGCCCCGACGACCTTTCGCTGACCAACGGCAACCTCTTCCTCGGCAATACGCCCAGCAACGGCCTCAGCTCGATCCCGCTCTCCAGCACCGGCCAGCCCTTTTCGCTGACTCAAGGCGAGCAGGCCCTCGGTGGCGCGGCTGCGGGCAGCGGCCTGCCGGTCGGCAGCACCTACACGAGCTGGCAAGGTCTCGAAAACGCCATCCTCGGCCAGCGCGTGGGCGAATCCCAATTTGATGCCGCCCTGACGGCCCAGAACGCCGGCGCCGGACTCCAGGTCGGCGGCCAGTCCTACCAGTCGGTCGAAGAACTCCGCGCCGCCCTCAGTGCCGGCACGGTTACGACGACCGAGATCGACACCGCGCTGGCCGGGGCCGACACCACCGGCCTGCAGGCCCGCTACCGCGATGTAGCCCAGCTGCGCACCGCCGTGGAAGAAGGCGTCTTGAGCGCGGCCGACATCAATACCGCCCTCGCGGCCAACCCCGTGACGCTCGACGGCACCGTCTACAACGGCGCGGCCACGGCCGGCTACAGCCAGTTCGACGGGCTCTTCAAGATCAACCCCGACACCGCGACCACCTACACGCTGAGCGACATCAACAGCTTCGCCCCGCAAGTGGTGGACTACGAGATCGACGTCGACGGCAAGCTGGATCTGGTGATGAGCGACGGCCAGCGCTTCGAGCGCGGTGCCGTCCGCCTCCTGCGCTTTACCGACCCCCAGGCGCTCAACCAGCAAGGCAATGGCCTCTATTCCAATTTTGAAGGTGCCGGGCAGCAAGGCGCCTTCCTCGCCAACACGCCGTCACAAGGCAGCAACGGTCAATTGTTGCAAGGACACCTCGAAAGGTCCAATGTCGACCTCACCTCGGAGTTTGCGCGCATGATCACCATGCAACGCAGCTTCCAGGCTGGCTCGCGCATCATCACCGTTTCTGACGAAATCCTGAACGAAGCGGTTAATCTGAAGCGCTAA
- a CDS encoding flagellar biosynthetic protein FliQ produces the protein MTIEYTVDILQQMILQCLALVSPLLMAAVSIGVAISLFQTVTSIQEQTLTFAPKIIGVGLVGMALLPWMLRTSVDFTTDMLSRIAEMAP, from the coding sequence ATGACGATAGAATACACCGTAGACATTCTCCAGCAGATGATCCTCCAGTGTCTGGCGCTGGTTTCGCCCCTGCTCATGGCGGCGGTCAGCATCGGCGTGGCGATCAGTCTCTTCCAGACCGTGACGAGTATTCAGGAGCAAACCCTTACCTTCGCGCCGAAGATCATCGGCGTCGGTCTGGTCGGCATGGCCCTGCTGCCCTGGATGCTCCGCACCTCCGTTGACTTTACGACCGACATGCTCTCCCGGATTGCCGAGATGGCACCCTGA